Proteins found in one Polyodon spathula isolate WHYD16114869_AA chromosome 10, ASM1765450v1, whole genome shotgun sequence genomic segment:
- the LOC121321496 gene encoding LOW QUALITY PROTEIN: vegetative cell wall protein gp1-like (The sequence of the model RefSeq protein was modified relative to this genomic sequence to represent the inferred CDS: deleted 2 bases in 1 codon) produces PPQSAPPQPAPPQPAPPQSAPPQPAPPQPASPAPPQPAPPQPAPPQPAPPQPAPPQPAPPQPAPPQPARLSAPPQPAPPQPAPPQSAPPQPAPPQQQPQPAPPQSAPPQPAPPQPAPPQSAPPQSAPPQPAPPQSALPQPAPPQSAPPQPAPPQPAPPQPPAPPQPAPPQPAPPQSALPQSAPPQPAPPQPAPPQPAPPQPAPPQSAPPQPAPPQSALPQPAPPQSAPPQPAPPQPAPPQPAPPQ; encoded by the exons ccgcctcagtcagccccgcctcagccagccccgcctcagccagccccgcctcagtcagccccgcctcagccagccccgcctcagccagcctca ccagccccgcctcagccagccccgcctcagccagccccgcctcagccagccccgcctcagccagccccgcctcagccagccccgcctcagccagccccgcctcagccagcccgcctcagt gccccgcctcagccagccccgcctcagccagccccgcctcagtcagccccgcctcagccagccccgcctcagcagcagcctcagccagccccgcctcagtcagccccgcctcagccagccccgcctcagccagccccgcctcagtcagccccgcctcagtcagccccgcctcagccagccccgcctcagtcagcattgcctcagccagccccgcctcagtcagccccgcctcagccagccccgcctcagccagccccgcctcagcctccagccccgcctcagccagccccgcctcagccagccccgcctcagtcagcattgcctcagtcagccccgcctcagccagccccgcctcagccagccccgcctcagccagccccgcctcagccagccccgcctcagtcagccccgcctcagccagccccgcctcagtcagcattgcctcagccagccccgcctcagtcagccccgcctcagccagccccgcctcagccagccccgcctcagccagccccgcctcag